One genomic window of Halorhabdus sp. CBA1104 includes the following:
- the msrB gene encoding peptide-methionine (R)-S-oxide reductase MsrB, with amino-acid sequence MDESTTASSDVPASDEEWQEMLTEEEYHILRERGTEPKFTGEYLDVDDDGVFRCAGCGTALFDTDSQFDSGHGWPSFTDVLEDGNVETELDTRHGMERTEVLCGACGGHLGHVFEDGPDPTGKRYCINSAALDFEPGED; translated from the coding sequence ATGGACGAATCGACGACTGCATCGAGTGACGTTCCGGCGTCCGACGAGGAGTGGCAAGAGATGTTGACCGAAGAGGAGTATCACATCCTTCGGGAACGCGGCACCGAACCGAAGTTTACCGGCGAGTACCTTGACGTCGACGACGACGGCGTCTTCCGGTGTGCCGGTTGTGGCACGGCCCTGTTCGACACCGATTCGCAGTTCGACTCCGGTCACGGCTGGCCGAGTTTCACCGACGTCCTCGAGGACGGCAACGTCGAAACGGAACTGGACACCCGTCACGGGATGGAACGAACCGAAGTGCTCTGTGGTGCGTGTGGCGGGCATCTGGGCCACGTCTTCGAGGACGGCCCGGATCCGACTGGCAAACGCTACTGTATCAACTCGGCGGCCCTGGACTTCGAACCTGGCGAGGACTGA
- a CDS encoding 6-hydroxymethylpterin diphosphokinase MptE-like protein, with product MDFSTWEPVYEAILADFGYDRAADERVRDLLSSLYQATDAEPYEPEAAAFAGQTVAIAGAGPSLSAERKAVRRADAIVAASTAADRLIEAQTSPDVVVTDLDKHPETVRELTNSGTPVVVHAHGDNTAAIREAVPTFDCEWVLPTTQAEPVGPVRNFGGFTDGDRAAFLADALGADRLVFPGWDFDDETVDAEKGRKLTWAERLLYWLEDRRDEHFAVLDGRRNAIDTKALPP from the coding sequence ATGGACTTTTCGACGTGGGAGCCGGTCTACGAGGCGATCCTCGCGGACTTTGGGTACGATCGGGCGGCCGACGAGCGCGTACGGGACCTGCTTTCCTCGCTGTACCAGGCGACAGACGCCGAACCGTACGAACCCGAAGCTGCTGCCTTCGCGGGCCAGACGGTCGCCATTGCTGGGGCAGGCCCGTCGCTTTCGGCGGAACGCAAAGCGGTTCGAAGGGCAGATGCTATCGTCGCTGCCTCGACGGCCGCCGATCGACTGATTGAGGCCCAAACGAGCCCGGATGTCGTCGTGACGGACTTAGACAAGCATCCCGAGACAGTACGAGAGCTGACGAACTCGGGTACCCCAGTTGTCGTCCACGCCCACGGCGACAACACCGCCGCCATCAGAGAGGCCGTTCCCACGTTCGATTGTGAGTGGGTGCTACCGACAACCCAGGCCGAGCCGGTGGGTCCGGTCCGGAATTTCGGCGGGTTTACCGACGGCGATCGGGCAGCCTTTCTCGCCGACGCGCTCGGAGCCGACCGGCTTGTCTTTCCCGGGTGGGACTTCGACGACGAGACGGTCGATGCCGAAAAAGGGCGAAAACTCACCTGGGCCGAGCGGTTGCTGTACTGGCTCGAAGACCGTCGCGACGAGCACTTCGCCGTACTCGATGGGCGGCGAAACGCTATCGATACCAAAGCCCTACCACCGTAG
- a CDS encoding excinuclease ABC subunit C yields the protein MDADAVGDLAADFPSKPGVYQFEAADGTVLYVGKAVDLRDRVRSYADQRGGDGSSASDPSATPSGPRSQRIRQMVARAVDIDIVVTDTETQALLLEANLIKRHQPRYNVRLRDDKSYPLVQLTDHRAPRIEITRDPAAGADVFGPFTDKGQLETVLKAIRETYGLRGCSDHKYAGRDRPCLDYDIGLCSAPCTGEIEMAAYRADVDAVRRFFRGETGVLSEPIREEMDRAAETAAFERAANLRDRLSVVESFHECGGGVVEGETGVKTDVLAVSLEGESAVVARLHSVDGSLLDRERHEVETPADSRGGDVLAAFVPQYYAERALPDRLLLSDRLTDQEVTAWLAEAGVEVTVPGAGREATLVDLALKNARRNIGKRDGTTALAEALGLDAAERIEGFDVSHTGGSGVVGSDVCFLDGAPEKPDYRRRNLGEGNDDYAAMAQLLTWRAKRAVDGRDDRPDPDLLLIDGGAGQLAVAREAIEAAGWDVPAVALAKAEERLITPERTYEWDTDAPQLRLLQRVRDEAHRFAVQYHETLRDDASTALDDVPGVGPELRTRLLGRFGSVAGIRDASEHELRDVTGVGPETAATLRRQL from the coding sequence ATGGACGCCGACGCAGTGGGTGATCTGGCCGCCGATTTTCCCTCCAAGCCCGGCGTCTACCAGTTCGAGGCAGCCGACGGGACCGTTCTCTACGTCGGGAAAGCCGTCGACCTTCGGGATCGCGTCCGGTCGTACGCCGACCAGCGAGGTGGCGACGGCTCCTCAGCGTCCGACCCCAGCGCCACGCCGAGCGGCCCCCGGAGTCAGCGTATCCGGCAGATGGTCGCACGCGCCGTGGATATCGATATCGTCGTCACCGACACCGAGACCCAGGCGCTGCTCTTGGAGGCGAACCTGATCAAGCGCCATCAGCCCCGGTACAACGTCCGGCTGCGCGACGATAAGTCCTATCCGCTGGTGCAGTTGACCGACCACCGAGCGCCGCGCATCGAGATCACGCGCGATCCGGCTGCAGGCGCGGACGTCTTTGGCCCGTTCACCGACAAGGGACAGCTCGAAACTGTCCTCAAGGCGATCCGGGAGACCTACGGGCTGCGGGGCTGTTCGGATCACAAGTACGCCGGGCGGGATCGGCCCTGTCTCGATTACGATATCGGCCTCTGTTCGGCTCCCTGTACGGGCGAAATCGAGATGGCAGCCTACCGTGCAGACGTCGATGCCGTCCGCCGTTTTTTCCGGGGGGAGACGGGTGTGCTGTCCGAGCCGATCCGCGAAGAGATGGATCGGGCAGCCGAGACCGCGGCCTTCGAACGGGCGGCGAATCTCCGGGATCGCCTGTCGGTCGTCGAGTCGTTCCACGAGTGCGGCGGTGGGGTCGTCGAAGGTGAGACGGGAGTGAAGACGGATGTCCTCGCCGTCTCCCTCGAAGGCGAGTCGGCGGTAGTTGCCCGCTTGCACAGCGTCGACGGGTCCTTGCTCGATCGCGAGCGCCACGAGGTCGAGACGCCAGCCGACAGCCGCGGCGGGGACGTCCTGGCGGCGTTCGTTCCCCAGTATTACGCCGAACGTGCCTTGCCCGATCGCCTGCTCCTTTCGGACCGACTCACAGACCAAGAGGTCACTGCGTGGCTAGCCGAGGCCGGCGTCGAGGTGACCGTTCCTGGGGCGGGCCGGGAGGCAACGCTCGTCGACCTCGCACTGAAAAACGCCAGACGGAACATTGGCAAACGGGACGGGACGACAGCCCTCGCCGAGGCCCTTGGGTTGGACGCGGCCGAGCGAATCGAAGGCTTCGACGTGAGCCACACCGGTGGGTCGGGCGTGGTCGGCAGCGACGTCTGCTTTCTCGACGGCGCACCCGAGAAACCCGACTATCGCCGTCGGAACCTCGGCGAGGGCAACGACGATTACGCGGCGATGGCGCAGCTGCTCACCTGGCGAGCCAAGCGAGCCGTCGATGGCCGCGACGACCGGCCGGACCCCGACCTCCTGTTGATCGATGGCGGCGCGGGACAACTGGCTGTGGCCCGCGAGGCGATCGAGGCTGCAGGATGGGACGTCCCCGCCGTCGCCCTGGCGAAAGCCGAGGAGCGTCTGATCACGCCCGAGCGAACCTACGAATGGGACACCGATGCGCCGCAGTTGCGCCTCCTCCAGCGCGTCCGTGACGAGGCCCACCGGTTTGCGGTACAGTACCACGAGACGCTTCGTGACGACGCGTCGACGGCACTCGACGACGTTCCAGGCGTCGGCCCCGAACTTCGGACGCGTCTTTTGGGACGGTTTGGCAGCGTCGCCGGCATCCGTGACGCCTCGGAGCACGAACTGCGCGATGTCACTGGAGTGGGGCCGGAAACGGCGGCGACGCTCCGCCGGCAGCTGTAG